A window of Gigantopelta aegis isolate Gae_Host unplaced genomic scaffold, Gae_host_genome ctg2912_pilon_pilon, whole genome shotgun sequence genomic DNA:
aataatatccttacattaataaaacaatattgctaatatttttataatacaatataatgtttattattgtaCGGTACCATATTTCTACTCTATAAATTCCCTTCTATCCACCGATTGAAGAAGGTTCCTAAAAGTATATACCACTACCTCAAATAACACGAGGGAGACTACAATCGCGCATGCTCAGTAAGTAAACCTGCAGCAGAATAAAGGGGTGTGgctattattatacaaatttaATTCTAATAGGTCGTAATGGGTATTCTTTCTAACGCTCCTCAAGGCTTTCCAGAAGCTGTCTCCATGTTGAATGCCTTACCTCAAGGGACTACTAGCAGAGATGGTAAGAATATTGTACTATATCTTAATTAGTGCATTTTGTCCCCTGTTTAGGCACAGGATGTCATTGCATTTCTTCAGTATCAAGTGgcttcatgaatattaatgaTTATGAATTGGTATGCCACaactgaccaatcaaaacaaCTGACGCACAAGCAGATCACATGACATTGTAAAGTCTTGTTGCTAGACTCCCTTGACATAGGAATGGGAGTCTGGGAATGAGACAAATATTGTACACACCCACTATTATATGAGTACATATTTTCTAGTCTGTCACTAGATTAGCTTCCAGTAATCCTATAAAGATCAAAGCTCAAACTTGTGTCAACGCACTAACCATATCTTCAGTACACACCCCTTTTACCATAACAACCTCATAAATTATTCATGATACACAGATCTGCAGCTGCTGAAAATCTTACAGTTGATACATTAGTAACTGAATTAAAGAGTTCATTATTATTTCAAGAGAGTTCTATAGCAGTATTGAGAGAAGTATGGAAAAATGAAGGACCATCTTTAATATCACTCCCAAAACAGACATTATCAGTAGGAGAGGTAACCTAGCAACCAAAATACATATCAAACCTTATGAATAATTCTTAGTTACTCTCTATGGATTGGAAGTGGGCATGGCTAGGAGTTCTAGTGGATGTCGTTCACTTAACACACCACATGTTACATTACAATTACAAGTAACAGAATCACGTGGTATAGTCCAATATCATAACATTGAAATGAGTCTACCAGAATTCCATGTGAGGACCTTCTTATCCTTTCATGTATTCATCCATTTTAATGTCCATTCAACTGTTTGTCCATTCTCCTTACTATAGAATTTTGCTAGTCAGTTAAAAGAAATGTCTAATGCTTTAGAGACAGCTTAACAATGGActacatacaataatataatgattgtgatatagtgtgtatgtgtgtataatgcttgttattaatagttaataaaaacattttacaaaacacaatataaatattaatattattatttgctaACTAAATTCCTTCTTCATTTTCTAAGTCACCTAAATCTTGAAATAAAGACTCATCGACTTCAACATTATCTTCTAATGTAAAATTCCTCATCAACTAAAGAGcaagaaatataattaattaattgacttAATTTAAGGGGCATAGAGTATAATTCACAAATATTTTACCTTCAGTGAGAAATCTTGCATCAGAGAGAGCTAATGAAGCATCTCGTTCAAACATTTGTTTccctataataataaacaatatagtTATAACCACACCCACTAACCTCAATCTAATTACAGTGTGTGGGCAGTCCATACATACCAGTTAATTTTACAGCAGTAGTTGTGGTTGTTctcatctctctttctcttccatAAACTGTTTCTTCCATGCCATAAAGGTTTCCATGGTAACAATTGTCCCTTTATATTTCTCTTCTTCCTTTCTCTTTgcctcttcttctttctctctcaatTCTCTCTCAGCTCTTGTTCAAAATCCTTCTAACACCTCTAATAACTTATCTTGCACTGATGATGTTAATGTATAAATCATAGGAATACCAAGATGTCCTCAGCCTACCAAGAACAAAGAGATAACAACATGttaatatacttgtatatatatataataatatataataaatgaagtCATTGTTTTCAAGTAAGTTTAAAGTTCAGACTTCAACTCATCAAGTGATGACCTATTTCACTTCTAGTTCTAGAAATGAGGATGTccctttatttattattataattattataccatacatgtatacagtaccTGTTCTTTGTTAATAGTTGTTGTATGCGGGTGGGGTCTATATTTGATGAGTGTGATGAGAGAGTAATTATAGGGACAATATCAGGATATGATCAGGTAATTCAAACTGAATGACACAATGAGCtaatggacagatagatataaAAATAGATGGATATAGCAACTACAAATAGATCAATAGTTAAAAATGGACAGCTGTTGGATAAGCATAAtagatattatatttatgtataattgcatgtaataatacatgtaagtttaaaaacctttatttcCATTCAGTTCGGAACTAACAGTTATTTCAAAGCTCCATGAGATGAGGAGAATTCTACAAAGAAACATTTCTATAAATACtctaattaaacaaacatgaaaataattttaaaataaagtacgAACAACTACTTCACCTTTAAATTCCTCCTCAGTATAAATTGATCGAAACAGCTTCTATCTCTCCATCTTGTTCTTCTTTATAATCTACAAAGAGAAAGAGAATTGTACATAATTTGTATTACACACTAAGTATGTATGTACCCATGCTGTCGGCCACGCCTACTAATTATTTCGAgatttcaatatttgttttaactccTTTAATAAGAAATCATTACGCCCATTTAATGGCATGGCGGAGAAGTTAGAGAAAGGTGAGGAACGATAGCTGTAAAATCaatagtataaactcaaaatgaaCGCACAGTATGTACCCAaactatacaatataaatatattgtaatttaactATATAATGCAGTGTTTGGGTAGTGGGCATTATTTGGAAATACCCACCTTGATATAGATGATGTGATCTAgtgttgttttgttcttttcttgTTACTAGGTACCAAACGAGCCTTTCTCCGAGTGATCATGTCAAGACAAGAAAGAGGGTAGATTGAAATAACACAAGATACTttgacaataaaaaaacaaacactatttTACAACAACCTAAACTAAACTAACACTATtaactgttaactttttctcattacatattcattatttttttccaCATATCGTACCAAATTTTTATCCGTATAAGTAGCAATGTTGTCATGGCAACAACTATGAATATATAATGAGAAACAGTTTCAttaagttttattaattaaattaattaattacaggtGAAATTAAGTCCAGCTGATATTAAAGATATGAAACGTGACAAAATAATAGCAAGGTATTAATTATACTAgttatattaatagttattaatagttattaatagtTGGAAACAACAAGATGTTTATATTGATAGTCTCTTAACGCAACTTGAGAGTTCATCGGCTGAAGATGTAGCAaggtatgaatggatggatggatggatcaatggatgcATAGTAGGGGTAAATGGATGCATGCTGAGATAAATGGATCTATGGAATATGTTGTTGATTTATGTTATGAATGTAATGGATACATTGTTTAATGGATGAGGAGTATGTGAATACATAGTGTTTTAATGGATATATAATTTGATTAATGGATATATGAGTTGATTAATGGATATATGAGTTGATTAATGGATATATGACTTGATTAATGGATATATGACTTGATTAATGGATATATGACTTGATTAATGGATGTATAAGTTGATTAATGGATATATGAGTTGATTAATGGATATGTAAGTGATAATGGATGTATAAGTTGATTAATGGATATATAATTTGATTAATGGATATATGAGTTGATTAATGGATATATGAGTTGATAATGGATATGTAAGTTGATTAATGGATGTATAAGTTGATTAATGGATGTATAAgttgattaatggatgaatataAGTTGATTTTAGATGTATCAGTCACATAGAGAGAATTTTAGAACTAAAGTGGatctaaacacacacacaccctctctcacacccacccacacacacacacacacacccacacacacacacacacacaccatacacacatactCATGTACAGGTTAAGAGAGTCAGAATCAAAGCTCCAATCACAGGTTCAAGAAACTACAAGACGAGAGAATGTACTAAATATGAGACTAGCTACTAAACAAGAAGAAATGAGAAAAACCTATTAGTCAGTAACCATAGCAACTACACTATACTATGAATTATCAAGCTATAATTAACTctccaatatttattttattacagtatCATGTTAAAATGGAATGTTATTCTAATGGTTAACTGGTtaaaattgtatgtagttatattGTACCtaatagtgtattatatatcaCTACATTAGTATGTATATGGACCTTGTAATCTTACTATATAGATGTCTTAAGTACAGTGGTTTGAATGATATACTGTAGTATTATTGGTATGGGATTAGAACAAGTGTCCTGAATATAGAGTGTTCTTAATGAGATTTTCactatattttatgctattatTGTTTGCTGTATATCTATTGTAGGCtcaattcaagatttaaaagaGTCCCAGAACTCAGAGAGTAGTAATCTTCATAATATGTTAGTTGATCGAAAAAAAAAGCTGTTAACTTAGTTTTCAACAAATGTCGACTGGGACTTAAAGAGTCACGAGATAAATTAGAGCAAGCTCAAAACGACTTGAGTGCATGGAAATTTACACCTGACAGGTGAGAGCTAGGACAATAGTTTGATAGTTGAGTCATCTTGTTTACTGTTAATTTATATGGCTTTATTGGTCTATTATGATCTGTTgctattgttttgtaaatatatactaTCTGTAATAGTGGCAGGTTAAAAACAGGGACCGTATTTGGGTAGATACAGTTATAAtactgtttaaatataatatattggttatttatgacataatattatgaatattaatataagtggagggttttttttctagtgTTACTGGGAAGAAAATTAATGTCAAAATGTCGTAGCTTGCTCCAGGAAAATCAAGACTCGCGGCAAGCAGATATCACAAGGTTATGGGTAGCCCAGCTGGAAGCCGAGGCATCGTTACATAAGAAACATTGCAAGAAATTAAAGGAAACATACGAGGTAAGACATGATTGTATTTGGTTCATAATAGTACTTAGTTCTTCTTAATTccaattattattaacattgtaTTACCTCATTTTGTTGGCTTTTGTTGGACGTTTGTTGTTGGCCTAATATCATATGTACCACAATGGATATTGGTCCcctgttttattaatatttttatatccaTTGACTGATACGGAACATTTCCTAAAAATATGATAAgacataattataatgatatataaattctagGAGTTCCCTTGTTTATGATGTATACTATTTCATAATTGCTATATAATAGATTATACCTATTAGATATTTgtaatatcaaataaaattaaattataagaCCATCTTATATAAACAAACACTATGTATGTAGTACAGTGACTTTTGATTGTCTTTTTGGTTCCtacaatgtaataataatatatcattatacaagttataatatggcataaaaaaaattgatcttAAGTTCAAAAATTTAACATCAATTTTGTTCATTAATAAAGGGCTTACCCACATTATAACTCTATTTTTATAATACTTGTAGAGCTCACAGAGTGTGTGATTGCAACAAGATGAGAAGGAGAAGCTCTAATGGCCACCATTATTAGTTTACAACAGCAATTAAAAACAAGCTAAAGATGTTCTGATAGATAAAGTGAAGGGGGCGTGGCTATCAATGAAAGGACGTCAAACAAGATTAATGGTCCTGTTTGGGTTCTGCCCATATCATATGGGCGGAGTTAAGTTAGAATCACCTCGGAGTCAGGGTAggtttaaatatagtcatttttgttatttgtgaTTCATGCTTTTTTGAGATTATCTGTAACACGCCATGTATGGGTGGTCTCTTCCATTGTCtttttgtattacacatgtaatagttattgttattgtaaattaATTGTCTTATCTTTtatctcttctctatctctttACCGAACTTGTTATTTGCAAATAATTAAATGCATCAGTTTTCCAaccatttaaaaaatttcagtaactaatgttattaaaattttatcctaattaaaatatttgcgTTGTAAAACAAGTCTTTTAGATAGAACAATGAGTTAATTATATctacattaatataattaagaTAATGAAGGATGCTGTCATAGTTACTGTTATATACTGACAGAATACTATGACATCCTCTTAAAATGTATGAAATTCGtaatacacacatttatataaataattatttataatataattaatacgaaatataattaatattttccaCATATATCTAATAAAACTGTCttatataatgtaaacaatattacaatataagATATGTTGACAGCTGCTCTATATATTTCACGCTATTGTTATACAAGCCTTGTAACTGATCctttaatacatacaatgtacattatatgtaaTTCACTACCAATATATTTCCTATACTTAATGTACATGtcattaatacatatatataggttTATAGTAATTCATAccaatatatttctatacttAATGTACATgtcattaatacattatatataggtTATATGTaattcattaaacaatacatttgtatactttaatgtacatgttattaacatatgtaatttacataaaaacataaaccacatgtacacatgtacctgTTACATAATAAAAAGTAGTCCCAATAGAAGCCTTAATAATGAACTGTTGTCAATCATTTACCATCATAGTCTAGCCTTGTCTAAAAGATTCAACTGTATGATCAAATCGTTTAAATCATTGGTGTCACAGACTTTACATTTCTTAGAAATGTCTGAATATTTACTTAGTATGAGAGTTGTCTTAATATGAGTCACTACCCTATATGTGGACAGCTGGCTTATGATTAACCTCAATTCAACTAGTAAACATCAATTTACTAATAtagtttatattatatgtagCTAATGAGTTATTGTCTCACAATACTTGGTAATGGACAATATGTAATCGTGGGGTATCTTGAATTTGGTAATGTTCTTGTGATACCAGATAAACTGCTGCTCTCTTAGAAACTTCCAATAACATTTTGACAATTTGCTATTAAGACTTTAGAGGACTTACTGAATTTTAGGCATGTTAGTGTTAGAATAGTAATTCagtattatttatatctcaTATAGTACATTATCATGTCTATCAATAGACATTATGTAATTTTGGGAGATATTGGGGCCCTAGCATGGGGACTATTAGAACAATTCCTAATAATCATCAAATAAAGAGATGTGTACTATTTATAGCTGGATATGAGAATTGTCTAAACATTCAACAATTGATGATATCGGGAGTGGTGATGgtataataaatgtgtaatgtcaCTTTGAACATCTTGGTCTTTTAAAAACAGTACatcataaaatataattgttcaaaaataaatgaataaattgtaaaaatataaaaggaCACGATACAATACATAATATGACTAAATATGGTCTAAATAATTTCACTTGATAAGAACGATATTGACCAATAGGTACCATTACTGGGAATCATTACGTTGCAAATAACACTTACATTAGTTTCTTGTGATGATCAGTAAACAGGTCACgcacacacaataaaaataaaattatgaccAATACAAACTGACACAGTAACTAGTTGGAATAAAATTACAAGAATGAATTTAATATACTTGACAATACAAACCTCTCAACTTTAACCCAGACATGTACTATAATATCTAACTATGTACTATTGTCCTTCTAATTGAATTATCTCCAGACAAACCCAGACACTTCACAATTATCTCACTATTTATTGGACTTTCATTTGTCAAACACATTGAGATAACACCGACAACCACTATGACCTGTGTTCAAGTACCTCAAGcaacattacaatataattgtGGTATTCTTTGGTTGTGGTTTGTTAATTCTTAATCATCCTATGCCCAATGCTTGGAAACTGCATGTATACATAATACTATATAGTATTATGTGAATGGGAATTATTAGCCATTCAAAGAATTATGTCTTAAATTTGTCACTTATAATAGTATTGGATATTTTAAATAGTATGAATTCTATTGTGGATGTGGTAAATAGATAAGTTTGCTATGGTAACTAATGACATTTATTAGTCTAGAGCTTCTTGATGTAGATATTCAAAGTTGCCCATGATAGTATTGATGTTCATTATAGTCTAGAGATAGCTATCTTAGGTGACTGTGTTAAGTACTGATTTAGAACTACTAATGGTAGACATCTAAAAACACCATGTAAAGTATTCATGTTATTATCTAGACTTGCATTATATTATGATAGTGATTTCATAGATGTCACTATTAGATGTTATATAATGTTGATGTATTCTATCTCATTAAACATCAAATGTATTGATCATTTAAATGTACTCAACATGACCTAACAACAACGTGGTGATAATTATACATATGAAAAGACACTATAcattgtttgtaaaaataacataGGTGTCTTACTCTATAGAAGGTAATCCAAGGAAGGTCAGGGGAAGGTATACCCTTCTAAGAAATCACTTTCCATCACAATAGCTAGATGAGGAGTAACTTTTAAATTCACTTCTTAGTAAGTGTAAGTTAGATTCAATGGTAACCTATACATCTTTGATCTCTAGGTTATAGTACAATCAATTATTACTTTCCTCTAGAGCTATATATACCATAGATTCTTATAGATTAAATAGTTGTTGCCATGGTAAACATACTTACAGGGACAGTTATGTTTACTTCAACCACATGTACAAACATTCAATTTGTCTGATGTCATAGTTTCtgaatttgtattgtttgtaatatttataataaaattggaTTTTCTGGTATTGTCTACTATCCACATAAGCTAATTAACTTCCTAGTACCACACTAACCTGTGACTTTACGGTCAAGGTCAGGTCCATATAGTACTACTCGATTGTTCTAGGGAACAACTACATTTCATTAGACATACCTACCTACCAGTTTTAGGTAATAGAGGTTATAGTTAACCACAACAAGTCGATATCATCTCCCATATACTATCTAATTTGTTCACAATAGAATATCTTTATTAGTGAAACATGTAAGTGGGTAGACAGTCTGTAGCCATATATATCatactttttactttataaactcaCTAACTAAGTATAGTCTATTATACTATAACCTAATTATGTGGACAGTTCACATGCATTTCCAAGAATTCACTGTTATGTGTTACAATGACCATATTCATTGTATCTACAACagtacaaaattttaaataacaggCTTTGTTTGTTTacgatattattatatattattatttgattgtttttcTCATTAATAAATGACTTGTCTGATTCCAAGAAATCTTGTCTAATATCAGCAAATAAGGGTAATGAATAAATTACACTTCCTCTTTGATATTATTCATAACTAAGCTGACACATGCTTTATTATCAGCAAACCTTATTTCCAAATAGAGGTTCTCTTCATGACATCCGTTGTTGTGATGTTAATGCTTTCTTGTAATGGTGCATTAATACACATATCACAAGAAAAAGTACAGTTTTGATGACATCCTAAGATTCACTTTAATTGAATAGATATTTTAACACCATATAACTTCACTAGAATTGAGAACATAACCACATTATTAAGACTAAGTACTTTCTAAAATATATGAAGGCAGATCATTTCATTAGAAATGACATTTGAAATAGGACACTATAGATGATAAGGAAAGATAAAAGATTAAGTAATACccatataaatatgaaaatactaTGAATGTAATTGAGAATATACTAGAACAATCAATATTGGGTGAGAATACATGACAGTTATCATGACATATTTTAAAGGTGACATAATGATAGTGAATAGTGACATATAGTAAATTTAATTGTTGGTATTAGTACGGTTAAGttaaaaatcatgtttttatattattatgattgaAATATATACTGTTAACAATCATACATTTAGTAAGAAACTAGTTAGTTCCCAATAGTTGTCATTTTGAGAAAACTTTTCTGATAAGATTAGATACAATATGACAATCACTTCTCATACAATCAACTGCAAATAGTCCAGAAAATCATGATTCATTCAGGCTTGAATGTTGTAACAAGCTATGCAATGTAATATGATCAGAATACTAAGAAACTGTTCAATCATCTGTTACAAACATGTTCCACATTGTTGTTATCTTGTAGAGAAAAGTTCCATTTAATGATAATGCTAGTACCAGGATATATGTGTGAATCGTTAATGACATATACATACCAATATCATCACCGTGAATGTGGTCATCTGATACAACAACAGCAAGTCATTTTGTCAATTGAACTGTACCAGGAATATGTACATAGCAACATATGTTGTCCATAAGTAGTTATCTTGTATGAACAGTTTTATACTCAGTTTATATCTGTAAGTAGAGATCAGTTGAGATAACTTGTTTAGTATCTataatttatctttaaaattaatcattctatatgatatattattaagtatgtaataaaatttttaatatttcagtaaaGGTCAGTTTAAGTAGACTGTGGTCTTTtcgttaaaattatataattgtttaattttacaattaCTTTCATACCATTTTATCACAATGTGTATTTAACCTCTTCATATAACCAAGTGTGTGTGCCAATCATAACATTGTTTCTAAGAATTATCTATGGTATACTGTTCGTTGGTATAGGcccattattaataaaaaata
This region includes:
- the LOC121391735 gene encoding pre-mRNA-splicing regulator WTAP-like; this encodes MYRLRESESKLQSQVQETTRRENVLNMRLATKQEEMRKTYYIIAVNLVFNKCRLGLKESRDKLEQAQNDLSAWKFTPDR
- the LOC121391734 gene encoding LOW QUALITY PROTEIN: COMM domain-containing protein 6-like (The sequence of the model RefSeq protein was modified relative to this genomic sequence to represent the inferred CDS: inserted 1 base in 1 codon), which encodes MGILSNAPQGFPEAVSMLNALPQGTTSRDVDTLVTELKSSLLFQESSIAVLREVWKNEGPSLISLPKQTLSVGELLSMDWKXGMARSSSGCRSLNTPHVTLQLQVTESRGIVQYHNIEMSLPEFHVPNEPFSE